The following proteins come from a genomic window of Streptococcus pneumoniae:
- a CDS encoding DUF1846 domain-containing protein codes for MKKQAFSSEQYLNLQRDHILERINQFDGKLYLEFGGKMLEDFHAARVLPGYEPDNKIKLLQELKEQVEVVIAINASNIEHSKARGDLGISYDQEVLRLIDKFNELGIFVGSVVITQYAGQPAADAFLNQLEKNGIDSYLHYPIKGYPTDMDHIISPEGMGKNDYIKTSRNLIVVTAPGPGSGKLATCMSNMYHDQINGIKSGYAKFETFPVWNLPLHHPVNLAYEAATADLDDVNMIDPFHLQTYGETTVNYNRDIEIFPVLKRMLERILGKSPYASPTDMGVNMVGFAITDDEAAVEASKQEIIRRYYQTVLDFKAEKVGEAAVKKIELLMNDLGISPADRKVAVVARQKAEETGGPALAFELPNGEIVTGKNSELFGPTAAALINAIKKSADIAKEVKLIEPEVVKPIQGLKIDHLGSCNPRLHSNEILIALAITATENPDAARAMEELGNLKGSEAHSTIILTDEDKNVLRKLGINVTFDPYYQYDRLYRK; via the coding sequence ATGAAAAAACAAGCTTTTAGTTCTGAACAGTATTTGAATTTACAACGCGACCATATTTTGGAGCGCATTAACCAATTTGACGGCAAGCTCTACTTAGAGTTTGGCGGTAAAATGTTAGAAGATTTCCACGCTGCTCGTGTCCTTCCTGGTTATGAACCTGACAACAAAATCAAGCTCTTGCAAGAATTGAAAGAGCAGGTTGAGGTTGTGATTGCCATTAATGCTAGCAACATTGAACATTCCAAAGCACGTGGCGACTTGGGCATTTCTTATGACCAAGAAGTTCTTCGTTTGATTGACAAATTCAATGAATTAGGGATTTTTGTTGGTTCCGTTGTCATTACACAATACGCTGGCCAACCCGCTGCAGATGCCTTCCTCAACCAACTTGAGAAAAACGGAATTGATTCTTATCTTCATTATCCAATCAAAGGATATCCGACGGATATGGATCACATCATTTCCCCAGAAGGCATGGGCAAAAACGACTACATCAAAACCAGTCGCAACTTGATTGTCGTAACCGCTCCTGGACCCGGTTCTGGAAAATTGGCAACGTGTATGTCCAATATGTACCACGACCAAATCAATGGCATCAAGTCTGGCTACGCTAAATTTGAAACCTTCCCTGTTTGGAATCTTCCCCTTCATCATCCAGTTAACTTGGCTTATGAAGCTGCCACAGCTGACCTTGATGATGTCAACATGATTGACCCCTTCCATCTTCAAACCTATGGAGAAACCACTGTCAACTACAACCGTGATATCGAAATCTTCCCAGTGCTCAAGCGCATGTTGGAACGTATTCTCGGAAAATCACCATACGCTTCACCGACAGATATGGGTGTCAACATGGTTGGTTTCGCTATTACAGATGACGAGGCTGCTGTCGAAGCTTCTAAACAAGAAATCATCCGCCGTTACTATCAAACAGTTCTTGACTTCAAAGCTGAAAAAGTTGGCGAAGCTGCCGTCAAGAAAATTGAGTTGCTCATGAACGACCTCGGTATCTCACCTGCAGACCGTAAGGTTGCTGTCGTTGCGCGCCAAAAAGCAGAAGAAACTGGTGGACCAGCCCTAGCCTTTGAATTGCCAAATGGGGAAATCGTCACTGGTAAGAACTCAGAACTCTTTGGGCCTACAGCCGCTGCCTTGATCAACGCCATCAAAAAATCAGCTGACATCGCTAAAGAAGTAAAACTAATCGAGCCTGAAGTTGTTAAGCCAATCCAAGGTCTTAAAATCGATCATCTCGGTAGCTGCAATCCACGCCTTCATTCAAATGAAATCCTGATTGCACTTGCTATCACAGCTACAGAAAATCCTGATGCTGCCCGCGCTATGGAAGAACTCGGCAACCTCAAAGGAAGCGAAGCCCACTCAACCATCATCTTGACTGATGAAGACAAGAATGTCCTTCGTAAACTGGGTATCAACGTAACCTTTGACCCATACTACCAATACGACCGCTTATATCGTAAGTAA
- a CDS encoding S-ribosylhomocysteine lyase: MSKEVIVESFELDHTIVKAPYVRLIGEETGPKGDIISNYDIRLVQPNEDSIPTAGLHTIEHLLAKLIRTRIDGMIDCSPFGCRTGFHMIMWGRHTSAKIAAVIKDSLKEIAETTTWEDVPGTTIESCGNYKDHSLFSAKEWAKLILEQGISDDAFERHVI; this comes from the coding sequence ATGTCAAAAGAAGTTATTGTCGAAAGTTTTGAACTTGACCACACCATTGTCAAAGCACCCTATGTTCGCTTGATTGGGGAAGAAACAGGACCAAAAGGAGACATCATCTCCAATTATGATATTCGCTTGGTGCAACCAAACGAAGACTCTATCCCTACTGCCGGCCTTCACACTATCGAGCACCTCTTAGCCAAACTCATCCGTACCCGCATTGACGGCATGATTGACTGTTCACCATTTGGTTGCCGCACAGGCTTCCACATGATTATGTGGGGACGTCACACCAGTGCTAAAATCGCAGCTGTTATCAAGGATTCGCTCAAGGAAATCGCTGAAACTACTACTTGGGAAGATGTCCCAGGGACAACCATCGAATCTTGCGGAAACTACAAGGACCACAGCCTCTTCTCTGCTAAAGAATGGGCAAAACTCATCTTGGAACAAGGGATTTCAGATGATGCCTTTGAACGTCATGTGATTTAA
- a CDS encoding glycoside hydrolase family 13 protein, with product MQEKWWHNAVVYQVYPKSFMDSNGDGIGDLPGITSKLDYLAKLGITAIWLSPVYDSPMDDNGYDIADYQAIAAIFGTMEDMDQLIAEAKKRDIRIIMDLVVNHTSDEHAWFVEACENPNSPERDYYIWRDEPNDLDSIFSGSAWEYDEKSGQYYLHFFSKKQPDLNWENEKLRQKIYEMMNFWIDKGIGGFRMDVIDMIGKIPDEKVVNNGPMLHPYLKEMNQATFGDKDLLTVGETWGATPEIAKLYSDPKGQELSMVFQFEHIGLQYQEGQPKWHYQKELNIAKLKEIFNKWQTELGVEDGWNSLFWNNHDLPRIVSIWGNDQEYREKSAKAFAILLHLMRGTPYIYQGEEIGMTNYPFETLDQVEDIESLNYAREALEKGVPIEEIMDSIRVIGRDNARTPMQWDESKNAGFSTGQPWLAVNPNYEMINVQEALANPDSIFYTYQKLVQIRKENSWLVRADFELLDTADKVFAYIRKDGDRRFLVVANLSNEEQDLTVEGKVKSVLIENTLAQEVFEKQILVPWDAFCVELL from the coding sequence ATGCAAGAAAAATGGTGGCATAATGCCGTAGTCTATCAAGTCTATCCAAAGAGTTTTATGGATAGTAATGGAGATGGAATTGGCGATTTGCCAGGAATTACCAGTAAGTTGGACTATCTAGCCAAGCTAGGAATCACAGCAATTTGGCTTTCTCCCGTTTATGACAGCCCTATGGATGATAATGGCTACGATATTGCTGATTATCAAGCGATTGCGGCTATTTTTGGAACCATGGAGGACATGGATCAGCTGATTGCAGAAGCTAAGAAGCGTGATATCCGTATCATCATGGACTTGGTGGTCAATCATACCTCGGATGAGCATGCCTGGTTTGTAGAGGCCTGTGAAAATCCTAATAGCCCTGAGCGAGACTACTATATCTGGCGGGATGAGCCTAACGATTTAGATTCTATCTTTAGTGGGTCTGCTTGGGAATACGATGAAAAGTCAGGTCAATACTATCTCCACTTTTTCAGCAAGAAACAGCCGGATCTCAACTGGGAAAATGAAAAACTTCGCCAGAAAATTTATGAGATGATGAACTTCTGGATTGATAAGGGTATTGGTGGTTTCCGTATGGATGTTATTGACATGATTGGCAAAATTCCTGACGAGAAGGTAGTCAATAATGGTCCTATGCTCCATCCCTATCTCAAGGAAATGAATCAGGCGACCTTTGGAGATAAGGATCTCTTGACAGTAGGGGAGACTTGGGGAGCAACGCCAGAGATTGCCAAGCTCTACTCTGATCCAAAGGGGCAAGAATTGTCTATGGTCTTCCAGTTTGAACATATCGGTCTTCAGTATCAGGAAGGTCAGCCTAAATGGCACTATCAAAAAGAGCTGAATATCGCTAAGTTAAAAGAAATCTTCAACAAATGGCAGACAGAGTTAGGAGTTGAGGACGGCTGGAATTCCCTCTTCTGGAACAACCATGACCTCCCTCGTATTGTCTCAATCTGGGGAAATGACCAAGAATACCGCGAAAAATCTGCCAAAGCCTTTGCAATCTTGCTTCATCTTATGAGAGGAACTCCTTATATCTACCAAGGTGAGGAGATTGGGATGACCAACTATCCGTTTGAAACACTGGATCAAGTAGAAGATATTGAATCTCTCAACTATGCGCGTGAGGCTCTTGAAAAAGGTGTTCCGATTGAAGAAATCATGGACAGTATCCGTGTTATTGGACGTGACAATGCCCGTACCCCTATGCAATGGGACGAGAGCAAAAACGCTGGTTTCTCAACAGGTCAACCTTGGTTGGCGGTTAATCCAAATTACGAGATGATCAATGTCCAAGAAGCGCTGGCAAATCCAGATTCTATTTTCTATACCTATCAGAAACTGGTCCAAATTCGCAAGGAGAATAGCTGGCTAGTTCGAGCTGACTTTGAATTGCTTGATACGGCTGATAAGGTCTTTGCTTATATACGTAAGGATGGCGACCGTCGCTTCCTAGTTGTGGCTAACTTGTCCAATGAAGAGCAAGACTTGACAGTAGAAGGAAAAGTCAAATCTGTCTTGATTGAAAACACCCTAGCTCAAGAAGTCTTTGAAAAACAAATCTTAGTTCCATGGGATGCTTTCTGTGTGGAATTACTATAA